The proteins below are encoded in one region of Oreochromis niloticus isolate F11D_XX linkage group LG6, O_niloticus_UMD_NMBU, whole genome shotgun sequence:
- the rbm20 gene encoding RNA-binding protein 20 isoform X4 — translation MSQPLFNQLRTSTMVGSQQSAFPTGVLGFPSSNSALGALVSGGFNQNPGNVRLNHPCGGDAMGQQGNEYGKKSGSTYPSDTDRRLQYNLSGGTSAASATAGNGLSTVMNTQASNMTNVGLQRDFYRQDMQVQQAGFSEQKMNVFNSMGHKEQWQGHTNLSHTGMVDVGSNPPPAWTPAGQPARARTELYNPEEPTPDPKLNCSSAALSSFGSSGIQALGLYQRLHGKEEALSSGTRTLQPYQVNDYHAVTPTQLPHQCSICDKKVYNLKDWEQHVKGKLHLQNRMLYANDGSAVVSAGATHYAVGRPSDGGLNPAGTNPIVCSAASQDVSSGASMSYLPATAMKTYPTPDTGFASHQPESKPFPIRKTSVGRVVHICNLPEGSCTETDVINLGIPFGKVTNYILMRSTHQAFLEMAYVEAAHAMVQYYQLTPAMINNQKLLIRMSKRYKELQLKKPGKDVQSIIQDITSQRERDEMQQHEHFVPERARSRSPISHSLSPHSHSPSFTSCSSAHSPQGPQCRGPERGSDGMGPHRGSWEWSSHLRRGEDERERDDPWRNGGSVDDDRPNGGRAPDRRKTYQKSLDHLSFRSTDERGGGGEGMRGRDWHPRGSPQGSSYNSYRNIEDDFYKEQVYKSDKPLRPPYQRHDTKPKRRDGDDYHSRSRHSEFEMADQTLCRTPENKRQSSPDRGRSKKTSRRYTAAEKKERENKTENTDRQSKEKSVSPQQISKTKETSEGGKDRDAEKDRESCDDTDEECWYPKNMEELVTVDEVGGEDDSIIEPDLSELEEFASCPKDSAGEPSVEESILPSSSSLEAEPTSNEKSPEIEKSCGDAGDQAATTVTEKQENVTTSAKAEDQKTNPVTSELPVANLSEFPSEEFKAALKETCFEGSEEANNGPPGETMENHICVLEDSKTPVVGQVMEVVNNGVQHQDDVQKKDFEACSPSREQDRAVSEHGIPLGVEFVVPRSGFYCKLCGLFYTSEETAKTTHCRSTVHYRNLQKYLSQLAEVSLSSVLTEPPAAQ, via the exons ATGTCTCAGCCCTTGTTTAATCAGTTACGGACTTCAACAATGGTTGGAAGTCAACAGAGTGCCTTCCCCACAGGAGTGCTAGGTTTCCCCTCTTCAAATTCAGCCTTGGGAGCCTTGGTCAGTGGGGGATTCAACCAAAATCCAGGCAATGTTAGACTGAACCATCCTTGTGGAGGAGACGCGATGGGTCAACAGGGCAATGAGTATGGGAAAAAGTCTGGGTCGACTTACCCCTCTGACACTGACAGACGACTTCAGTACAACTTATCTGGAGGGACATCTGCAGCATCAGCCACTGCTGGTAACGGGCTGTCCACAGTGATGAATACTCAGGCAAGCAACATGACCAATGTTGGTCTTCAGCGAGATTTCTATAGGCAGGATATGCAAGTACAACAAGCTGGGTTTAGTGAGCAGAAAATGAACGTTTTTAACTCCATGGGACATAAAGAGCAATGGCAAGGTCACACCAACTTGTCTCACACCGGTATGGTGGATGTGGGTTCTAATCCTCCCCCTGCGTGGACACCGGCTGGACAGCCGGCTCGAGCTAGGACTGAACTATATAACCCAGAGGAGCCAACCCCTGATCCGAAGTTAAACTGCAGTAGTGCAGCACTTTCCTCTTTTGGTTCAAGTGGCATACAGGCTTTAGGACTCTACCAGCGCCTGCATGGAAAAGAGGAAGCTTTATCGTCAGGTACCAGGACACTTCAGCCTTATCAAGTCAATGATTACCATGCTGTTACACCCACTCAGCTGCCACACCAGTGTAGCATTTGTGACAAGAAGGTCTACAACCTAAAG GACTGGGAACAGCACGTGAAGGGAAAACTACACCTCCAGAATCGAATGTTGTATGCAAATGACGG TTCAGCGGTGGTATCAGCTGGAGCTACTCACTATGCTGTCGGCAGGCCTTCTGATGGAGGTCTGAACCCCGCAGGAACAAACCCCATAGTCTGTTCTGCTGCGAGTCAAG ATGTATCCTCAGGAGCCAGTATGTCATACTTGCCAGCTACAGCCATGAAGACTTACCCCACGCCAGACACAGGATTTGCCTCACACCAGCCAGAGTCAAAG CCATTTCCGATCAGAAAGACCTCTGTCGGTCGAGTCGTCCACATATGCAACCTCCCTGAAGGCAGCTGCACTGAGACTGATGTCATCAACCTGGGAATACCCTTTGGCAAAGTTACCAATTACATTCTCATGCGGTCGACACATCAG GCCTTCCTAGAAATGGCATATGTAGAGGCAGCTCATGCCATGGTTCAGTACTACCAACTTACTCCAGCTATGATTAACAACCAAAAACTTCTAATACGAATGTCTAAGAGGTACAAGGAGCTGCAACTCAAG AAACCAGGTAAAGATGTTCAATCGATCATCCAGGATATTACCTCACAGCGGGAAAGGGATGAGATGCAACAACATGAACA CTTTGTACCAGAGCGAGCACGTTCTCGCAGCCCTATCAGCCACTCTCTAAGTCCTCATTCCCACAGCCCCAGTTTTACATCATGCAGCTCAGCCCACAGCCCCCAAGGGCCACAATGCAGGGGTCCAGAGAGAGGCTCAGACGGTATGGGCCCCCACCGGGGCTCATGGGAGTGGTCGTCACACTTAAGAAGGGGTGAGGACGAAAGGGAGAGGGATGATCCGTGGAGGAATGGGGGCAGCGTGGATGATGATCGGCCTAATGGTGGACGGGCGCCTGACCGTCGAAAGACCTACCAAAAATCCTTAGATCATCTTAGTTTCAGATCTACAGATGAgcgaggaggtggaggagaaggGATGAGGGGCAGAGACTGGCACCCACGAGGAAGCCCTCAAGGCTCATCCTATAATTCGTACAGGAACATCGAAGATGATTTCTACAAGGAACAAGTGTACAAGTCAGACAAGCCGCTCAGACCTCCATACCAGCGACATGACACAAAGCCAAAGAGGAGGGATGGTGATGACTACCACTCAAGGTCCAGGCATTCAGAATTTGAGATGGCTGATCAGACTCTTTGCAGAACACCTGAAAATAAGAGGCAGAGTTCACCAGACAGGGGCAGGagtaagaaaacaagcagaaggtACACGGctgcagagaaaaaagagagagaaaataaaactgaaaatact GACCGCcagtcaaaagaaaaatcagtttcACCTCAGCAAATCAGTAAGACAAAAGAAACTTCTGAAGGTGGTAAAGACAGGGACGCT GAGAAGGATCGGGAAAGTTGTGACGACACAGATGAAGAGTGTTGGTATCCTAAGAACATGGAGGAACTGGTCACTGTAGATGAAGTGGGAGGAGAAGATGATTCCATTATTGAGCCAGACCTTTCTGAGCTGGAAGAGTTTGCATCCTGCCCCAAAGACTCAGCAGGGGAGCCATCAGTAGAGGAGTCTATATTGCCGTCTTCCTCATCCTTGGAGGCGGAGCCAACATCTAATGAGAAATCTCCAGAGATTGAAAAGTCTTGTGGGGATGCTGGAGACCAGGCAGCAACAACTGTAACTGAGAAACAAGAGAATGTTACGACTTCAGCCAAAGCGGAAGACCAGAAAACGAATCCAGTGACTTCTGAGTTACCAGTTGCTAACCTTAGTGAATTCCCCAGTGAGGAGTTTAAAGCTGCATTGAAGGAGACATGCTTTGAAGGTAGTGAAGAAGCCAACAATGGGCCACCAGGAGAGACTATGGAAAATCATATCTGTGTATTAGAGGACAGCAAGACCCCAGTAGTAGGACAGGTCATGGAAGTAGTCAATAATGGAGTGCAACACCAGGATGATGTTCAGAAAAAAG ACTTTGAGGCCTGCTCACCATCTCGTGAACAAGATAGAGCCGTCAGTGAACACGGCATTCCTTTGG GAGTGGAGTTTGTTGTGCCGAGAAGCGGCTTCTACTGTAAGCTCTGCGGACTTTTCTACACCAGTGAGGAAACTGCAAAGACCACTCACTGCCGCAGCACGGTCCATTACAGGAACCTGCAG aaataccTTTCCCAGCTGGCAGAGGTCAGTCTATCGAGCGTGCTGACCGAAcctccagctgcacagtga